A region from the Canis lupus baileyi chromosome 27, mCanLup2.hap1, whole genome shotgun sequence genome encodes:
- the SELENOM gene encoding selenoprotein M: MRLPLPPPPLLLLLAALAAAVTTFRPDWNRLHGLARARVETCGGUQLNRLKEVKAFVTQDIPLYHNLVMKHLPGADPELVLLGHHYEELERIPLSEMTREEINELVQELGFYRKAAPDEAVPPEYLRAPARPAEGAPDRADL; encoded by the exons ATGCGCCTCCCGCTGCCTCCGCCgcccctgctgctgctcctcgCGGCACTCGCGGCCGCCGTCACCACCTTTCGGCCCGACTGGAACCGTCTGCACGGCCTGGCCCGCGCTCGGGTAGAG ACCTGTGGGGGATGACAGCTGAATCGCCTAAAGGAG GTGAAGGCCTTTGTCACCCAGGACATCCCTTTATA TCACAACCTGGTAATGAAACACCTCCCAGGGGCTGACCCAGAGCTCGTCCTCCTGGGCCACCACTACGAAGAACTGGAG CGAATCCCACTCAGCGAAATGACCCGGGAGGAGATCAATGAGCTGGTGCAGGAGCTCGGCTTCTACCGCAAGGCGGCGCCCGACGAAGCTGTTCCCCCCGAGTACCTGCGGGCGCCCGCCAGGCCCGCAGAAGGCGCTCCGGACCGCGCTGATCTTTAA